In one Rhopalosiphum padi isolate XX-2018 chromosome 3, ASM2088224v1, whole genome shotgun sequence genomic region, the following are encoded:
- the LOC132923776 gene encoding cytochrome P450 4g15 isoform X2 — protein sequence MTTNVQGVNPLFALSAFNLFFYLLTPAIVLWYVYFRMSRKQLYDLANKIPGSEGLPLLGNALDFMQDPHTIFYKIYERSFEFERNSPIKMWIGPRLLVFLTDPRDVEVILSSNVYIDKSPEYRLFEPWLGNGLLISTGDKWRAHRKLIAPTFHLNVLKSFVTLFNVNSRDTVSKLRKMGSSTFDIHDFMSECTVEILLETAMGVSKKTQKKSGFEYAAAVMKMCDILHMRHTNLWLKPDFIFNFTKYAKEQVGLLDLIHGLTNNVLAKKKEDYLKKKSQLKDVSDIPAVSEEIAETTSTTEVEEVPYGNSFGQSAGLKDDLDVEDDGIGEKKRVAFLDLLIECSENGVVLSDEEVREQVDTIMFEGHDTTAAGSSFFLCLMGAHQDVQQKVVDELYSIFGDSDRPVTFQDTLQMKYLERCIMETLRMYPPVPIISRQIKENVKLASRDLTLPVGATIIIATFKIHRNEEVFPNPEVFNPDNFLPEKSASRHYYAYVPFSAGPRSCVGRKYAMLKLKIILSTILRNFKVNNSLSEKDWKLQADIILKRTDGFKLSLEPRKSLAKTAA from the exons ATGACGACCAACGTCCAGGGTGTTAACCCACTCTTCGCGCTCTCAGCATTCAATCTTTTTTTCTACCTACTCACGCCGGCTATCGTATTATGGTACGTATACTTCCGCATGTCCCGTAAGCAGCTCTACGACCTCGCCAATAAAATACCAGGATCCGAAGGGTTACCGCTGCTGGGAAATGCTTTGGACTTTATGCAAGACCCACAta ccATTTTTTACAAGATTTACGAACGGAGTTTTGAATTCGAAAGGAATTCGCCCATCAAGATGTGGATCGGGCCCAGGTTGTTGGTGTTCTTGACTGATCCCAGGGATGTCGAG GTAATCCTAAGCAGTAACGTGTATATTGACAAATCACCCGAATACCGTCTTTTCGAACCATGGTTAGGAAATGGTCTGTTGATAAGCACCG GTGACAAATGGAGGGCTCACAGAAAATTGATCGCACCGACGTTCCACTTGAACGTGCTCAAGTCGTTCGTGACACTCTTCAATGTCAACAGCCGTGACACTGTCAGTAAGCTCAGGAAAATGGGAAGCTCCACATTTGACATTCACGATTTCATGAGCGAGTGCACCGTTGAAATTTTATTGG aAACCGCCATGGGAGTGAGCAAGAAAACTCAAAAGAAGAGTGGTTTCGAATACGCAGCCGCTGTTATGAA aatgtgTGATATTCTTCATATGCGTCATACAAATTTGTGGCTAAAAcctgattttattttcaattttacgaAATACGCAAAGGAACAAGTTGGACTCCTTGATCTGATTCATGGTTTGACAAACaac GTATTGGCTAAGAAGAAGGAagattatttaaagaaaaagagTCAGCTGAAAGATGTCTCCGACATTCCAGCAGTTTCTGAAGAAATTGCCGAAACAACTTCAACGACTGAGGTAGAAGAAGTACCGTACGGAAACTCATTCGGTCAGTCTGCTGGCTTGAAAGACGACTTGGACGTAGAAGATGACGGAATTG GCGAGAAGAAGAGGGTGGCATTTTTGGACTTGTTAATCGAGTGCTCAGAAAATGGAGTTGTATTGTCCGACGAAGAAGTCCGTGAACAAGTCGACACAATCATGTTTGAG ggtCACGACACAACAGCAGCCGGTAGCAGTTTCTTCTTGTGTTTGATGGGTGCTCACCAAGACGTACAG CAAAAAGTCGTCGATGAACTATACTCGATATTCGGTGATTCCGACAGACCAGTGACGTTCCAAGACACATTGCAAATGAAATACCTGGAAAGATGCATCATGGAGACGTTGCGCATGTACCCTCCAGTTCCAATTATCTCCAGGCAAATAAAAGAGAACGTGAAACTAG cgTCTAGAGACTTAACTTTACCAGTCGGTGCCACCATCATCATCGCCACGTTCAAAATTCACCGCAACGAAGAAGTTTTCCCCAATCCCGAAGTGTTCAACCCCGACAACTTTTTGCCGGAGAAATCGGCCAGTCGTCATTATTACGCGTACGTGCCGTTCAGTGCCGGGCCCAGAAGTTGCGTCG gtCGTAAATACGCCATGTtgaaactgaaaattattttgtcgaCCATCCTACGAAACTTCAAAGTAAATAATAGTCTATCTGAAAAAGATTGGAAACTCCAAGCTGACATTATCTTAAAGAGGACTGATGGATTCAAATTAAGTTTGGAACCAAGAAAGTCACTAGCTAAGACCGCTGCTTAA
- the LOC132923776 gene encoding cytochrome P450 4g15 isoform X1, translating to MTTNVQGVNPLFALSAFNLFFYLLTPAIVLWYVYFRMSRKQLYDLANKIPGSEGLPLLGNALDFMQDPHTNFNFFTAIFYKIYERSFEFERNSPIKMWIGPRLLVFLTDPRDVEVILSSNVYIDKSPEYRLFEPWLGNGLLISTGDKWRAHRKLIAPTFHLNVLKSFVTLFNVNSRDTVSKLRKMGSSTFDIHDFMSECTVEILLETAMGVSKKTQKKSGFEYAAAVMKMCDILHMRHTNLWLKPDFIFNFTKYAKEQVGLLDLIHGLTNNVLAKKKEDYLKKKSQLKDVSDIPAVSEEIAETTSTTEVEEVPYGNSFGQSAGLKDDLDVEDDGIGEKKRVAFLDLLIECSENGVVLSDEEVREQVDTIMFEGHDTTAAGSSFFLCLMGAHQDVQQKVVDELYSIFGDSDRPVTFQDTLQMKYLERCIMETLRMYPPVPIISRQIKENVKLASRDLTLPVGATIIIATFKIHRNEEVFPNPEVFNPDNFLPEKSASRHYYAYVPFSAGPRSCVGRKYAMLKLKIILSTILRNFKVNNSLSEKDWKLQADIILKRTDGFKLSLEPRKSLAKTAA from the exons ATGACGACCAACGTCCAGGGTGTTAACCCACTCTTCGCGCTCTCAGCATTCAATCTTTTTTTCTACCTACTCACGCCGGCTATCGTATTATGGTACGTATACTTCCGCATGTCCCGTAAGCAGCTCTACGACCTCGCCAATAAAATACCAGGATCCGAAGGGTTACCGCTGCTGGGAAATGCTTTGGACTTTATGCAAGACCCACAta caaattttaatttttttacagccATTTTTTACAAGATTTACGAACGGAGTTTTGAATTCGAAAGGAATTCGCCCATCAAGATGTGGATCGGGCCCAGGTTGTTGGTGTTCTTGACTGATCCCAGGGATGTCGAG GTAATCCTAAGCAGTAACGTGTATATTGACAAATCACCCGAATACCGTCTTTTCGAACCATGGTTAGGAAATGGTCTGTTGATAAGCACCG GTGACAAATGGAGGGCTCACAGAAAATTGATCGCACCGACGTTCCACTTGAACGTGCTCAAGTCGTTCGTGACACTCTTCAATGTCAACAGCCGTGACACTGTCAGTAAGCTCAGGAAAATGGGAAGCTCCACATTTGACATTCACGATTTCATGAGCGAGTGCACCGTTGAAATTTTATTGG aAACCGCCATGGGAGTGAGCAAGAAAACTCAAAAGAAGAGTGGTTTCGAATACGCAGCCGCTGTTATGAA aatgtgTGATATTCTTCATATGCGTCATACAAATTTGTGGCTAAAAcctgattttattttcaattttacgaAATACGCAAAGGAACAAGTTGGACTCCTTGATCTGATTCATGGTTTGACAAACaac GTATTGGCTAAGAAGAAGGAagattatttaaagaaaaagagTCAGCTGAAAGATGTCTCCGACATTCCAGCAGTTTCTGAAGAAATTGCCGAAACAACTTCAACGACTGAGGTAGAAGAAGTACCGTACGGAAACTCATTCGGTCAGTCTGCTGGCTTGAAAGACGACTTGGACGTAGAAGATGACGGAATTG GCGAGAAGAAGAGGGTGGCATTTTTGGACTTGTTAATCGAGTGCTCAGAAAATGGAGTTGTATTGTCCGACGAAGAAGTCCGTGAACAAGTCGACACAATCATGTTTGAG ggtCACGACACAACAGCAGCCGGTAGCAGTTTCTTCTTGTGTTTGATGGGTGCTCACCAAGACGTACAG CAAAAAGTCGTCGATGAACTATACTCGATATTCGGTGATTCCGACAGACCAGTGACGTTCCAAGACACATTGCAAATGAAATACCTGGAAAGATGCATCATGGAGACGTTGCGCATGTACCCTCCAGTTCCAATTATCTCCAGGCAAATAAAAGAGAACGTGAAACTAG cgTCTAGAGACTTAACTTTACCAGTCGGTGCCACCATCATCATCGCCACGTTCAAAATTCACCGCAACGAAGAAGTTTTCCCCAATCCCGAAGTGTTCAACCCCGACAACTTTTTGCCGGAGAAATCGGCCAGTCGTCATTATTACGCGTACGTGCCGTTCAGTGCCGGGCCCAGAAGTTGCGTCG gtCGTAAATACGCCATGTtgaaactgaaaattattttgtcgaCCATCCTACGAAACTTCAAAGTAAATAATAGTCTATCTGAAAAAGATTGGAAACTCCAAGCTGACATTATCTTAAAGAGGACTGATGGATTCAAATTAAGTTTGGAACCAAGAAAGTCACTAGCTAAGACCGCTGCTTAA